In a genomic window of Pirellulales bacterium:
- a CDS encoding 6,7-dimethyl-8-ribityllumazine synthase, whose product MNEIPVAPVAADDRFAIVVAQWNRGVTGRLLDGAVEALIAAGVPGDAIDVAWVPGSWELSLPAQQLARSGRYAAVICLGVVIRGETSHDQHINRAVSLAISEIGLATGIPVLFGLLTCETMEQALARAGGPVGNKGAECADAALHMVGLLRNLPRA is encoded by the coding sequence ATGAACGAAATCCCCGTCGCTCCCGTCGCCGCCGACGATCGTTTTGCGATCGTCGTCGCCCAGTGGAATCGCGGCGTCACAGGCCGGTTGCTCGACGGCGCAGTCGAAGCCTTGATCGCCGCGGGGGTCCCCGGCGACGCGATCGACGTGGCATGGGTGCCGGGATCCTGGGAATTGTCGCTGCCGGCCCAACAGCTGGCTCGGAGCGGCCGCTACGCCGCGGTCATCTGCTTGGGCGTCGTCATTCGCGGCGAAACGTCGCACGATCAGCACATCAACCGCGCCGTCAGCCTCGCGATCAGCGAGATCGGCCTCGCGACGGGAATCCCCGTGCTGTTCGGCCTGTTGACCTGCGAGACGATGGAGCAGGCCCTCGCCCGCGCCGGGGGACCGGTCGGCAACAAAGGCGCCGAGTGCGCCGACGCGGCCCTCCACATGGTCGGGTTGTTGCGGAACCTGCCTCGGGCATAG
- the polA gene encoding DNA polymerase I, with protein MEDEEGAFVAPATDGAQAPSTLREAPSSIAGWTVYAVDSHSLIFQVFHAMQGSELSSPRGEPVGAVYGFTRDMLQLLERRRPTAILCAFDLPGTTFRHELYEAYKGDRGEMPEELVSQIPKIRQVLEALGIPVLDSPGFEADDVLATVARLCDEARASCYVVTGDKDCRQLITPHVSVYNIRKDEVYDAAALEADWGIRPDQVVDFQALVGDKVDNVPGVPLIGPKVAKELLDQYGSLMGVLDHASEVAGAKRRENLLKHRDDAILSRKLVELDRHVPVTPDWGRARAGQIDPGRIAELFREFGFRSLADRALAVAKLYDGPAGGVGSSAASPDLAERTRLFPDSWEANYRVVDTPAGLAELIATLSACERISVDTETTDVNPRFAEIVGYSFAWAPGEACYVPVRGPAGSTTLDPQATAAALRPILENPAIAKIGQNLKYDMVVLKSAGIELRGIAFDTMVASYLLDAGERSHNLDHLALTYLDHETIKIDSLIGKGKSQLRMDEVPASAAGQYAAEDADVPLRLLPILQERLAGEGLAELNDAVETPLIEVLAELEHRGVSVDVERLGELSNVYTDRLTKLSQDIEELAGRPLNIASPKQLAELLFTEFKLPVIKKTKTGPSTDASVLEELAPLHPLPAMIVEHRQYAKLLGTYIDALPKLVHPVTGRVHSSLNQVVAATGRLSSNNPNLQNIPVRTREGKEIRSAFKAGPPGWILLAADYSQIELRVLAHFTRDETLCAAFANDEDIHRLVAAQVNGVAMDEVTPEMRRAAKAVNFGIIYGQSPFGLAKALGISKEEAAAFIEAYFGKYPGVLDFFIETLGGCRSRGCVSTLLGRKRKVDGVRTPPPGLREPSGALRQLNLPERTAVNTVIQGSAADLIKLAMLQVHRRLKAEGTPAAMLLQIHDELLFETPPEEAEALGRLVREEMTTVMELAVPLAIDVKTGPNWAECE; from the coding sequence ATGGAAGACGAAGAAGGTGCGTTCGTCGCGCCGGCGACCGATGGCGCCCAGGCGCCCTCGACGCTCCGCGAAGCCCCCTCGTCGATCGCCGGCTGGACCGTCTACGCCGTCGACTCGCACTCGCTGATCTTCCAAGTCTTTCACGCCATGCAGGGGTCGGAGCTGTCCAGCCCGCGCGGCGAGCCGGTGGGGGCGGTCTACGGCTTCACCCGCGACATGCTCCAACTGCTCGAACGCCGGCGCCCCACGGCGATTCTCTGTGCGTTCGACCTGCCCGGGACGACCTTCCGCCACGAACTGTACGAAGCCTATAAGGGGGACCGCGGCGAGATGCCCGAGGAGTTGGTCTCGCAGATCCCCAAGATTCGGCAAGTGCTCGAGGCCCTCGGGATTCCGGTGCTCGACTCCCCGGGCTTCGAGGCTGACGACGTGCTGGCGACCGTCGCGAGGCTGTGCGACGAAGCCCGGGCAAGCTGCTACGTCGTCACGGGAGACAAGGACTGCCGGCAACTCATCACGCCGCACGTGTCGGTCTACAACATCCGCAAGGACGAGGTCTACGACGCCGCGGCGCTCGAGGCCGACTGGGGGATCCGACCCGATCAGGTCGTCGACTTTCAGGCCCTCGTGGGGGACAAGGTCGACAACGTGCCGGGCGTGCCGCTGATCGGGCCGAAAGTCGCCAAGGAGCTGCTCGATCAGTACGGCTCGCTCATGGGGGTGCTCGATCACGCCAGCGAGGTCGCCGGCGCGAAGCGGCGCGAGAACCTGCTCAAACACCGCGACGACGCAATCCTGTCGCGCAAACTCGTGGAACTCGATCGCCATGTGCCGGTGACCCCCGATTGGGGGCGCGCCCGTGCCGGGCAGATCGACCCGGGGCGCATTGCTGAGCTGTTCCGCGAGTTCGGCTTCCGGTCTCTGGCGGACCGCGCCCTGGCGGTGGCCAAGTTGTACGACGGTCCAGCCGGGGGCGTCGGCTCGAGCGCCGCCTCGCCGGACCTCGCCGAGCGCACTCGACTGTTCCCCGACTCGTGGGAAGCGAACTACCGCGTGGTCGACACGCCGGCCGGGCTCGCCGAGTTGATCGCGACCCTGTCGGCATGCGAGCGGATCTCAGTCGACACCGAGACGACCGACGTGAATCCCCGCTTTGCCGAGATCGTCGGCTACTCGTTCGCCTGGGCCCCGGGGGAGGCGTGCTACGTCCCGGTTCGCGGCCCGGCGGGGTCGACGACGCTCGACCCGCAAGCGACCGCCGCTGCGCTCCGCCCCATTCTCGAAAACCCCGCGATCGCCAAGATCGGGCAGAACCTGAAGTACGACATGGTCGTGCTCAAAAGCGCGGGGATCGAGCTCCGCGGGATTGCGTTCGACACGATGGTCGCCAGTTATCTGCTCGACGCGGGCGAGCGGTCTCACAATCTCGACCATCTCGCCCTGACCTACCTCGACCACGAGACGATCAAAATCGACTCGCTCATCGGCAAAGGCAAATCGCAATTGCGGATGGACGAGGTCCCGGCGTCCGCCGCCGGCCAGTATGCGGCTGAGGACGCCGACGTCCCGCTGCGACTGCTGCCGATCCTCCAGGAACGACTGGCCGGCGAAGGGCTCGCCGAACTGAACGACGCCGTCGAGACGCCGCTTATCGAGGTGCTCGCGGAGTTGGAGCATCGGGGCGTCTCCGTCGACGTCGAACGGCTCGGCGAACTGAGCAATGTCTACACCGACCGGCTGACCAAGCTCTCCCAGGACATCGAAGAGTTGGCCGGCCGACCGCTCAACATCGCCTCCCCCAAGCAACTCGCCGAGCTGTTGTTCACCGAGTTCAAACTCCCGGTGATCAAAAAGACCAAGACCGGCCCGAGCACCGACGCGAGCGTGCTCGAGGAGCTGGCCCCGTTGCACCCGCTGCCGGCGATGATCGTCGAGCACCGCCAGTACGCCAAACTGCTGGGGACCTACATCGACGCCCTCCCCAAGCTGGTCCATCCGGTCACGGGTCGCGTCCACTCGTCGCTCAACCAGGTCGTCGCGGCCACGGGACGGCTCAGTTCCAACAACCCCAACTTGCAGAACATCCCGGTCCGAACCCGCGAGGGAAAGGAAATTCGCTCGGCGTTCAAGGCGGGACCGCCAGGGTGGATTCTGCTTGCGGCCGACTATTCGCAGATCGAGTTGCGAGTCCTCGCCCACTTCACCCGCGACGAAACCCTCTGCGCCGCGTTCGCCAACGACGAGGACATTCATCGCCTCGTCGCCGCCCAGGTGAACGGCGTCGCCATGGACGAAGTGACCCCCGAGATGCGCCGCGCCGCCAAGGCGGTCAACTTCGGCATCATCTACGGGCAAAGCCCCTTCGGGTTGGCCAAGGCACTGGGAATTTCCAAGGAAGAGGCCGCCGCGTTCATCGAGGCGTACTTCGGGAAGTATCCGGGCGTGCTCGACTTCTTCATCGAGACCCTCGGCGGCTGCCGCTCGCGCGGTTGCGTTTCGACGCTGCTGGGCCGCAAGCGCAAGGTCGACGGCGTGCGCACCCCGCCGCCGGGCCTGCGCGAGCCAAGCGGGGCGCTGCGGCAACTCAACCTCCCCGAGCGGACCGCCGTGAACACCGTCATCCAGGGCTCGGCGGCCGACCTCATCAAGCTGGCCATGCTGCAGGTTCATCGCCGGCTCAAGGCCGAAGGGACTCCTGCCGCGATGCTGCTGCAAATCCACGACGAACTGTTGTTCGAGACCCCGCCCGAGGAGGCAGAAGCTCTGGGCCGACTCGTCCGCGAAGAAATGACCACCGTTATGGAACTGGCCGTCCCCCTGGCCATCGACGTCAAGACCGGCCCCAACTGGGCGGAATGCGAGTGA
- the rho gene encoding transcription termination factor Rho, with the protein MHVAALQRMSMPELIAVAEEEQIEEASSLKKQDLIFRILKSRVKLNGMMSGEGTLEILPDGFGFLRSPDYHYLSCPDDIYVSPSQIRRFGLLTGATISGTIRPPKENERYFALLRVESINGDDPNHVSKKVLFDNLTPEHPDERIRMEHAPDDVDMRVVDMIVPIGFGQRGLIVSPPRAGKTVLMQKMAKSVLANYPEAYVIMLLIDERPEEVTDMERNVKGTNCEVISSTFDETSARHVQVSEMVLEKAKRMVEYGRDVVIFLDSITRLARAWNAECPSSGKILSGGIDANAMQRPKRFFGSARKVQEGGSLTIIATALVDTGSRMDEVIFEEFKGTGNQEIVLDRRLVDKRIWPAIDIVRSGTRREEMLMDPEEFRRVCLLRRVLNDMSPTDAMDLLATRLRKTKSNAEFLMSIKE; encoded by the coding sequence ATGCACGTCGCCGCGCTGCAGCGGATGAGCATGCCCGAGCTGATCGCGGTCGCCGAAGAGGAGCAGATCGAGGAAGCCTCGAGCCTCAAGAAGCAGGACCTCATCTTCCGCATCCTCAAGTCGCGGGTGAAGCTCAACGGCATGATGTCGGGCGAGGGGACGCTCGAAATCCTCCCCGACGGGTTCGGCTTCCTCCGCTCGCCCGACTACCACTACCTCTCCTGCCCCGACGACATTTACGTGTCGCCGAGCCAGATTCGTCGGTTCGGGCTGCTGACCGGGGCGACGATCTCGGGAACAATCCGCCCGCCGAAGGAAAACGAGCGGTACTTCGCCCTGCTGCGTGTTGAAAGCATCAACGGCGATGACCCCAACCACGTCAGCAAGAAGGTCCTGTTCGACAACCTGACCCCCGAGCATCCCGACGAGCGGATCCGCATGGAGCACGCGCCCGACGACGTCGACATGCGGGTCGTCGACATGATCGTGCCGATCGGCTTCGGCCAGCGCGGGTTGATCGTCAGCCCCCCGCGGGCCGGCAAAACCGTCTTGATGCAGAAGATGGCCAAGAGCGTGCTGGCCAACTACCCCGAGGCGTACGTCATCATGTTGCTGATCGACGAGCGCCCCGAGGAAGTCACCGACATGGAGCGGAACGTCAAGGGCACCAACTGCGAGGTCATCTCGAGCACGTTCGACGAAACCTCGGCCCGCCACGTCCAGGTCAGCGAAATGGTCCTCGAAAAGGCGAAGCGGATGGTCGAATACGGCCGCGACGTCGTGATCTTCCTCGACTCGATCACTCGGCTCGCCCGGGCGTGGAACGCCGAATGCCCCTCGAGCGGCAAGATCCTCTCCGGCGGCATCGACGCCAACGCCATGCAGCGCCCCAAGCGGTTCTTCGGCTCGGCCCGCAAAGTTCAGGAAGGGGGCTCGCTGACCATCATCGCCACCGCGCTCGTCGACACCGGCAGCCGGATGGACGAGGTGATCTTCGAGGAGTTCAAAGGGACCGGCAACCAGGAGATCGTGCTCGACCGCCGCTTGGTCGACAAGCGGATCTGGCCGGCGATCGACATCGTCCGCAGCGGCACCCGGCGCGAGGAAATGCTCATGGACCCCGAGGAGTTCAGGCGGGTCTGCCTGCTGCGTCGCGTCCTCAACGACATGAGCCCGACCGACGCGATGGACCTGCTCGCCACGCGGCTTCGCAAGACGAAGTCGAACGCCGAGTTCCTGATGAGCATCAAGGAGTAG
- the coaE gene encoding dephospho-CoA kinase (Dephospho-CoA kinase (CoaE) performs the final step in coenzyme A biosynthesis.) → MKTIGLIGGIASGKSAVAAALAELGAVVLDADSAAREAIATPEACRLLVERWGPEALDHAGQPRRGAIAARVFAPTPEAAVERRWLESILHPRIRERFVAEIARLRDVGAPAVVVDAPLLVEAGWQTLCDELVWVECPESLRRQRAATRGWPPGEFERREAVQMPIDEKRLLATWTVDSSGALADLPQRVRQFWAERIERSGLPPGKSACSQ, encoded by the coding sequence ATGAAAACCATCGGCCTCATCGGCGGGATCGCGAGCGGCAAATCGGCCGTCGCTGCGGCGCTGGCCGAGCTCGGCGCCGTGGTGCTCGACGCCGATTCCGCGGCGCGTGAGGCGATCGCGACCCCCGAGGCGTGTCGCCTGTTGGTCGAACGGTGGGGTCCCGAGGCGCTCGACCACGCCGGCCAGCCCCGGCGGGGCGCCATCGCCGCCCGCGTCTTCGCCCCGACCCCGGAAGCGGCCGTCGAACGACGCTGGCTCGAGTCGATTCTCCACCCGCGAATCCGCGAGCGGTTCGTCGCCGAAATCGCCCGGCTCCGTGACGTCGGCGCCCCGGCGGTCGTCGTCGACGCCCCGCTGTTGGTCGAAGCAGGGTGGCAAACCTTGTGCGATGAACTGGTCTGGGTCGAGTGCCCCGAATCGCTCCGCCGCCAGCGAGCGGCAACCCGTGGCTGGCCTCCTGGGGAATTTGAGCGACGCGAGGCCGTCCAAATGCCGATTGACGAAAAGCGGCTGCTTGCGACTTGGACGGTCGACAGCAGCGGCGCCCTGGCGGATTTACCGCAGCGGGTTCGGCAGTTTTGGGCCGAACGAATCGAGCGTTCCGGCCTGCCCCCCGGCAAATCCGCCTGTTCGCAGTAG
- the nusB gene encoding transcription antitermination factor NusB, whose protein sequence is MSRRSRAREVALQALFQEDLNPQNSLDRLGAFLAGRLRDEDSRDFAKQIVLGVRRNQQELDALLAAKAENWSLHRMAATDRNILRIGAYEIRFSDTPPRVAIDEAVELAKRFGAAQSSQFVNGILDKLIERDKDSP, encoded by the coding sequence ATGTCCCGCCGCAGTCGCGCTCGTGAGGTCGCCCTCCAAGCGCTGTTCCAGGAAGATCTCAACCCCCAGAACTCGCTCGACCGGCTCGGCGCGTTTCTGGCCGGGCGGCTGCGCGACGAGGACTCGCGCGACTTTGCGAAGCAAATCGTGTTGGGGGTCCGCCGGAACCAGCAGGAACTCGACGCCCTGTTGGCCGCCAAGGCCGAAAACTGGTCGCTCCACCGCATGGCCGCGACCGACCGCAACATCCTGCGGATCGGGGCCTACGAAATCCGCTTCAGCGACACCCCGCCGCGCGTCGCGATCGACGAAGCGGTCGAACTGGCCAAACGCTTCGGCGCCGCCCAAAGCTCCCAATTCGTCAACGGCATCCTCGACAAACTGATCGAGCGCGACAAGGACTCGCCTTAG
- a CDS encoding ABC transporter substrate-binding protein, which produces MHSLRSSLILAIAASVAGLASPTAGLDRATLATNWLAQPELGGFYQAVVDGTYRDHGLDVTIQPGGPLVNNRPLLAFGRIEFLVGTNLLPPFDAVKQGIPTKVVAAFFQKDPQCLLAHAGQGYKTWQDLTQAPLLMGHSGRNSFFLWMKSAHGFKSANLRPYNHSLGPFLVDKRAVLQGYATAEPMRVQEATGEQPLVFLMADHGWNSYSTVLETRTELIEKNPDLVQRFVDASILGWRRYLDGVDAAATNARIKKDNPAMTDGQIEYSVAKMREWRLVDGDEASAKGIGAIDPERVAAFHQTAIEAGLLAEGAIDPAASYTTEFVNRGLGSSKAD; this is translated from the coding sequence ATGCACTCCCTTCGTTCCAGCTTGATCCTGGCAATCGCCGCCTCGGTCGCCGGCCTGGCCTCGCCGACAGCGGGGCTCGACAGGGCGACCCTTGCCACAAACTGGCTCGCCCAGCCTGAGCTGGGAGGCTTCTACCAGGCGGTCGTCGACGGCACGTATCGCGACCATGGGCTCGACGTCACGATTCAGCCGGGCGGACCGTTGGTGAACAATCGACCGCTGTTGGCGTTCGGCCGCATCGAGTTCCTCGTCGGCACGAACCTGCTTCCCCCGTTCGACGCCGTAAAGCAAGGCATTCCCACGAAGGTCGTCGCCGCGTTTTTCCAGAAGGATCCGCAATGCCTGCTCGCTCACGCCGGGCAAGGCTACAAGACCTGGCAAGACCTGACGCAGGCGCCGCTGCTGATGGGGCACTCGGGCCGCAACAGCTTCTTCCTCTGGATGAAATCGGCCCATGGCTTCAAATCGGCGAACCTTCGCCCCTACAACCACAGCCTCGGCCCGTTCCTGGTCGACAAACGAGCCGTCCTGCAAGGCTACGCGACGGCCGAGCCGATGCGCGTTCAAGAAGCGACGGGCGAGCAGCCGCTGGTGTTTCTCATGGCCGATCATGGCTGGAACAGCTACTCGACCGTGCTCGAAACGCGGACCGAACTGATCGAGAAGAACCCCGATCTCGTGCAACGGTTCGTCGACGCCTCGATCCTCGGCTGGCGCCGGTATCTCGACGGCGTCGACGCGGCGGCCACCAACGCCCGGATCAAGAAAGACAACCCGGCGATGACCGACGGGCAGATCGAATACTCCGTCGCCAAGATGCGCGAGTGGCGCCTCGTCGACGGAGACGAAGCTAGCGCCAAAGGGATCGGCGCCATCGACCCCGAACGAGTCGCCGCGTTCCATCAGACGGCGATCGAAGCGGGCCTGCTCGCCGAAGGAGCGATCGACCCCGCGGCAAGTTACACGACGGAGTTCGTGAACCGCGGTCTCGGAAGTTCAAAGGCGGATTAA
- a CDS encoding undecaprenyl-phosphate glucose phosphotransferase encodes MVRASPCRQRGADDAGGSGQGLDFGTTCACSRLDLCTLPPVFGQNQFHVRTDRSIVDVAYRLLDAAAILCATLAATRYTDDEHLPNLAVVGATTLLVHMVAVEVSGLYRSWRGAKIALELWCVLATWLYTAPAVLGVGLFTKFNAEFTYKTKLVWLALTPLAMISGRIAYRLVLRNLRSRGFNTQRFAICGVNKLGVQLARNVQNAPELGLEFVGFFDDRPQHRTEQELGETPPHAGNLPELVQLARAGGVDMVFITFPMRAEKRIRDYLTQLGDTTASVYIVPDFFVFQMLHARWSSIDGLPVVSVFETPMSGIDGVLKRGFDVLVGGALLAVLAVPMLAIAAAVKCSSPGPVFFRQKRYGLSGEEIRVWKFRSMRVCEDGAQVRQATQHDDRITPVGRMLRKTSLDELPQLFNVLGGSMSLVGPRPHATAHNEQYRSLIDGYMLRHKVKPGITGLAQVNGARGETETLEKMERRITLDHRYIREWSLGMDLKILVKTALVVFRQENAY; translated from the coding sequence ATGGTCCGGGCTTCGCCCTGCCGCCAACGCGGAGCCGACGACGCCGGCGGGAGCGGACAAGGCCTAGATTTTGGTACGACTTGCGCTTGCAGCCGCCTTGACCTTTGCACCTTGCCGCCCGTGTTCGGACAAAACCAATTTCACGTACGGACCGACCGCTCGATTGTCGACGTGGCCTACCGGCTGCTTGACGCCGCGGCGATCCTGTGCGCCACCCTCGCGGCGACGCGCTACACCGACGACGAGCATTTGCCGAATCTGGCGGTCGTCGGCGCGACGACGTTGTTGGTTCACATGGTCGCGGTCGAAGTGAGCGGCCTCTACCGGAGTTGGCGCGGGGCGAAGATTGCGCTGGAATTGTGGTGCGTGCTGGCAACTTGGCTCTACACGGCGCCAGCCGTGCTGGGGGTCGGGCTGTTCACCAAATTCAACGCTGAATTCACATACAAGACGAAGCTGGTGTGGCTGGCGTTGACGCCGCTGGCGATGATCAGCGGGCGGATCGCGTATCGGCTGGTGCTGCGCAATCTGCGCAGCCGAGGATTCAATACGCAGCGGTTCGCCATTTGCGGCGTCAACAAGCTGGGCGTCCAGTTGGCTCGCAACGTGCAGAACGCCCCGGAGCTGGGGCTGGAGTTCGTCGGGTTCTTCGACGACCGACCGCAGCACCGCACCGAGCAGGAATTGGGAGAAACGCCCCCCCACGCCGGCAACTTGCCCGAGCTTGTGCAACTGGCCCGCGCCGGCGGCGTCGACATGGTGTTCATCACCTTTCCGATGCGGGCTGAGAAGCGGATTCGCGACTACCTGACGCAGCTCGGCGACACGACGGCGTCGGTGTACATCGTGCCCGACTTCTTCGTGTTCCAAATGTTGCACGCCCGGTGGAGCTCGATCGACGGGTTGCCGGTGGTGAGCGTCTTTGAGACGCCCATGTCGGGGATCGACGGCGTGCTGAAGCGGGGCTTCGACGTGCTCGTCGGGGGCGCCCTGCTGGCCGTGCTTGCCGTGCCGATGCTGGCGATTGCCGCGGCGGTGAAGTGTTCGTCCCCCGGGCCGGTGTTCTTCCGCCAGAAGCGGTACGGGCTGTCGGGCGAGGAGATTCGCGTCTGGAAGTTCCGCAGCATGCGCGTGTGCGAGGACGGCGCCCAGGTACGGCAGGCGACCCAGCACGACGACCGCATCACGCCGGTCGGGCGCATGTTGCGCAAGACCTCTCTCGACGAGTTGCCGCAATTGTTCAACGTCCTCGGCGGCAGCATGTCGCTGGTCGGCCCGCGACCCCATGCGACGGCTCACAACGAGCAGTACCGGTCGCTCATCGACGGCTACATGCTGCGGCACAAAGTGAAGCCGGGGATCACCGGTCTGGCCCAAGTGAATGGAGCCCGCGGCGAGACCGAGACTCTGGAGAAGATGGAGCGTCGCATCACCCTCGACCATCGCTACATTCGCGAGTGGTCGCTGGGGATGGATCTCAAGATCCTGGTGAAAACGGCGCTGGTCGTCTTCCGGCAAGAGAACGCGTATTGA
- the ftsY gene encoding signal recognition particle-docking protein FtsY — protein MGLFDKFKRGLAKTAQILKTDVRDLFKSEGRLIDEAFLDEMRAILFKTDMGYESVEEIVAEVAKNYRGRVVTLEQIVATWKSKLAELMAQDDSPIRFAASGPTVIMICGVNGAGKTTSIAKLTRMFTQAGKKVVLGAGDTFRAAAVEQLTIWAERLGVDIVTGEPGAHPASVAYRATEQALAIGADVCIIDTAGRLQTQKNLMAELTKIQGSIRKQIPAAPHEVLLVLDATTGQNGISQAKNFTEAVDCTGIVLAKLDGTAKGGVVVAIRQSVGLPVKYVGIGEKAEDLALFKPQDFVDALFAEIGAAGPAVEA, from the coding sequence ATGGGTTTGTTTGATAAGTTCAAGCGCGGCCTCGCCAAGACCGCGCAGATTCTCAAGACCGACGTTCGCGATCTCTTCAAGAGCGAGGGGCGCCTCATCGATGAGGCGTTTCTCGACGAGATGCGCGCGATCCTCTTCAAAACCGACATGGGCTATGAGTCGGTCGAAGAAATCGTCGCCGAGGTGGCCAAGAACTACCGCGGCCGGGTCGTCACGCTCGAGCAGATCGTCGCCACCTGGAAGTCGAAGCTGGCCGAACTGATGGCCCAGGACGACTCGCCGATTCGCTTCGCCGCGAGCGGGCCGACGGTGATCATGATCTGCGGCGTCAACGGCGCCGGCAAAACGACGTCGATCGCCAAACTGACTCGGATGTTCACCCAAGCCGGCAAGAAAGTCGTGCTGGGAGCCGGCGACACGTTCCGCGCCGCCGCGGTCGAGCAGCTCACGATCTGGGCCGAGCGGCTGGGGGTCGACATCGTCACCGGCGAACCCGGCGCCCACCCGGCGAGCGTCGCCTACCGGGCGACCGAGCAGGCCCTCGCCATCGGCGCCGACGTCTGCATCATCGACACGGCCGGCCGTCTGCAGACGCAAAAAAACCTGATGGCCGAACTCACCAAAATCCAAGGTTCCATCCGCAAGCAGATTCCCGCAGCGCCCCACGAGGTGCTCTTGGTTCTTGACGCCACGACCGGCCAGAACGGGATCAGCCAGGCCAAAAACTTCACCGAAGCGGTCGACTGCACCGGGATCGTGCTCGCCAAACTCGACGGCACGGCCAAGGGAGGCGTCGTCGTCGCGATCCGCCAAAGCGTCGGCCTACCCGTCAAGTACGTCGGCATCGGCGAAAAAGCCGAGGACCTGGCGCTGTTCAAACCGCAGGACTTCGTCGACGCCCTCTTTGCCGAAATCGGCGCCGCAGGCCCCGCGGTCGAGGCGTAA
- a CDS encoding ABC transporter permease yields MAGPSPESDTSGWPLARAARWMAPLVVAALALGGWEWSVRHWEVPHFILPAPSRIVATLIERRDELGPAWAVTLRTTLSAFAAAAIGGALLAAVFTSSRWIEASLFPYAIVLQVTPLVAVAPLVMLWIGMERLPLIHLVCAWIVAFFPVLSNTAVGLRSADRGLRELFQLYGANPWQRLRLLLAPTALPYCLAGLRIAGNLSLVGAVVAEFVTGAVGDESGLASLILTSQLRTDTPLMFAALTLVSLTGIAIFFALSGLSYLLLRRWHESAIQ; encoded by the coding sequence ATGGCTGGGCCGAGTCCGGAATCCGATACGTCGGGTTGGCCGCTGGCGCGCGCCGCCCGGTGGATGGCGCCGCTCGTCGTGGCGGCCCTGGCGCTCGGCGGATGGGAGTGGAGCGTCCGGCATTGGGAAGTCCCGCACTTCATCCTCCCGGCGCCAAGCCGCATCGTCGCCACCCTGATCGAACGCCGCGACGAGCTCGGCCCGGCGTGGGCCGTGACGCTTCGCACCACGCTGTCGGCGTTCGCGGCCGCGGCGATCGGCGGAGCGCTGCTCGCGGCGGTCTTTACCTCGTCCCGCTGGATCGAAGCAAGCCTGTTTCCCTACGCCATCGTGCTGCAAGTCACCCCGCTGGTGGCCGTGGCGCCGCTGGTGATGCTTTGGATCGGCATGGAGCGACTGCCGCTGATCCACCTCGTCTGCGCATGGATCGTCGCTTTCTTTCCGGTCCTCTCGAACACGGCCGTCGGCCTGCGGAGCGCGGACCGCGGACTGCGCGAGCTGTTCCAGCTTTACGGCGCCAACCCCTGGCAGCGGCTGCGGCTGTTGCTGGCGCCGACGGCTCTGCCGTACTGCTTGGCGGGGCTGCGGATCGCCGGGAACCTGAGCCTCGTCGGAGCGGTCGTCGCCGAATTCGTCACCGGGGCCGTCGGAGACGAGTCGGGGCTCGCCTCGCTGATCCTCACCAGCCAGCTCCGCACCGACACGCCGCTGATGTTCGCCGCGTTGACGCTGGTCTCGCTGACGGGAATTGCGATTTTTTTCGCCCTGTCGGGGTTAAGCTACCTGCTGCTCCGCCGGTGGCATGAAAGTGCGATCCAATAA